In Mesorhizobium sp., one DNA window encodes the following:
- a CDS encoding cytochrome P450, whose product MAETVDIVSPGFHADPFPTLARMRATGPLVPMKLPILGRIWLTTTHAGSAELLKDGERFVRDPGNAGSRTQERVLKVLPATLGLLAKNMLGLDDPDHRRLRSLVDQAFGRRGVTTMTPMIEGIADRLLDQLDGKPEAELMQSYCRDLPLSVICAMLGLPEKDHDWFKGWLGNLTDTANIWAVLRAVPGVWRMVNYLRAVSRPGGGARPDGLITALREARTEHGDLSEDELVAMIFLLFGAGQETTTHLIAGGIWALLAHPEQKERLSDDVARMPGAVEECLRWVCPVQMTKPRFARVDMEWQGRRLRRGDMVAAFLSAANADPGKFEEPEHFDIGRHPNPHLSFGTGAHFCLGYQLARAEARIALERLFARFPEVSLAVPQQGIAWRKRVGIRALAQLPVRLRS is encoded by the coding sequence ATGGCCGAAACGGTCGACATCGTCTCACCGGGATTCCACGCGGATCCGTTTCCGACGCTCGCACGGATGCGGGCGACGGGGCCGCTCGTGCCGATGAAGCTGCCGATCCTCGGCCGCATCTGGCTGACGACGACACATGCCGGTTCCGCCGAGCTGCTGAAGGACGGCGAGCGCTTCGTCCGCGACCCGGGCAATGCCGGCAGCCGGACGCAGGAGCGCGTGCTGAAGGTATTGCCGGCGACGCTCGGCCTGCTCGCGAAGAACATGCTCGGCCTCGACGATCCCGATCACCGACGGCTGCGGTCCCTCGTCGACCAGGCCTTCGGGCGACGGGGCGTGACCACGATGACGCCCATGATCGAGGGGATCGCGGACCGTCTGCTGGACCAGCTCGACGGCAAGCCCGAAGCCGAGTTGATGCAGAGCTACTGTCGCGACCTGCCTCTGTCGGTCATCTGTGCGATGCTCGGCCTGCCGGAAAAGGACCACGACTGGTTCAAGGGCTGGCTCGGCAATCTGACCGATACAGCCAATATCTGGGCCGTGCTGCGCGCAGTGCCGGGCGTCTGGCGCATGGTGAACTATCTGCGAGCGGTCTCGCGGCCCGGCGGAGGGGCTCGTCCCGACGGATTGATCACGGCGCTGCGGGAGGCACGAACCGAGCATGGTGATCTGTCCGAGGACGAGCTCGTGGCCATGATCTTCCTGCTGTTCGGGGCGGGGCAGGAGACGACCACCCATCTCATCGCCGGCGGTATCTGGGCGTTGCTCGCGCATCCCGAACAGAAGGAGAGGTTGAGTGACGATGTCGCGCGCATGCCCGGCGCGGTGGAAGAGTGCCTGCGCTGGGTCTGCCCGGTGCAGATGACGAAGCCGCGATTCGCCCGCGTCGACATGGAGTGGCAGGGCAGGCGACTCCGCCGCGGCGATATGGTGGCTGCCTTCCTCAGCGCGGCGAATGCCGATCCCGGCAAGTTCGAGGAACCGGAGCATTTTGACATCGGCCGCCATCCGAACCCGCACCTGTCGTTCGGGACGGGCGCCCATTTCTGCCTCGGCTACCAGCTCGCAAGGGCCGAAGCGCGGATTGCCCTCGAACGACTATTCGCGCGATTCCCGGAGGTCAGCCTGGCCGTTCCGCAGCAAGGGATCGCCTGGCGCAAGCGCGTCGGCATCCGCGCCCTGGCGCAACTTCCCGTGCGATTGCGCAGTTGA